In Flexibacter flexilis DSM 6793, one DNA window encodes the following:
- a CDS encoding DUF6549 family protein — protein MKPILFYILFFVVCFVGAAYWHHQQIAALEAERENLVLAHNNQLRRVRNAQGQQRAIAPVAQLSAATLRELNAAHIAALERAFDTKIKRVQAVMRLSVTTSGKASMSARDTLVMSPRDSLPKQLKQYRYADQYFQMSAIADTDSLWVTNYSVRNDITAIAHKGRRSPRWKFWKPRPIQCQVFLFNPHSGIDTIEIQTLSK, from the coding sequence ATGAAACCTATCCTTTTCTACATACTCTTCTTCGTAGTCTGCTTTGTTGGTGCTGCCTATTGGCATCACCAGCAAATCGCAGCCCTTGAAGCGGAGCGCGAAAACCTTGTTTTAGCGCATAACAATCAATTGCGCCGCGTGCGCAATGCACAAGGCCAACAAAGAGCTATCGCTCCCGTCGCTCAGCTCTCAGCCGCTACGCTTCGAGAGCTGAACGCGGCACATATTGCCGCCTTAGAACGCGCTTTTGATACCAAAATCAAACGCGTTCAGGCTGTAATGCGTTTGTCGGTTACCACATCGGGCAAGGCTTCCATGTCTGCGCGTGATACGCTTGTCATGTCGCCGCGCGATTCGCTGCCCAAGCAGCTCAAGCAATACCGCTACGCCGACCAATACTTTCAGATGTCCGCAATTGCGGACACTGACAGTCTTTGGGTTACTAATTACTCCGTGCGCAATGACATTACAGCCATTGCGCACAAAGGCCGCCGCTCCCCCCGTTGGAAGTTCTGGAAACCCAGACCTATCCAATGCCAAGTGTTCCTTTTTAACCCTCATTCGGGCATAGATACAATTGAAATTCAAACCCTTAGCAAGTAA
- a CDS encoding DUF4007 family protein, protein MSEMTTSKYIFSGHDSFHCRQLWLKKGFDFVQSGLLFNSEDAVVKLGVGKNMVSAIRYWLKAFNIIDNKDHPTEFGIRLFDTDTGYDPFLEDDASLWLLHYQLVKTGIASIYSIIFNEFRKEKIIFNDGSFLNYLKRIQEINHVLNFNENTVAKDFMVFVNTYKNDEGYNDVEDSYSGILSEIDLLKIIQIEYKDENGKIKKRIEYQIENNDRDKLLAQVLLFSILDNPNYGNSISLNSLEYDYNSPGSIFALNRSGLINKISEIVDKNITFTDHAGIKELQFKNKPNAFSILDKYYGK, encoded by the coding sequence ATGAGTGAAATGACTACATCAAAATATATATTTTCAGGGCACGATTCATTTCATTGTCGACAACTTTGGCTCAAAAAAGGGTTTGACTTTGTTCAAAGTGGGTTATTATTCAACAGTGAAGATGCTGTTGTTAAACTGGGTGTAGGTAAAAACATGGTTTCTGCAATCCGTTACTGGTTAAAAGCATTTAATATAATTGATAACAAAGATCATCCTACTGAATTTGGAATAAGGCTTTTTGATACAGATACGGGATATGATCCTTTTTTAGAGGATGATGCAAGTTTGTGGCTACTACACTATCAGCTTGTTAAAACGGGTATAGCATCTATCTATAGTATCATATTTAATGAATTTAGGAAAGAAAAAATAATATTTAATGATGGTTCTTTTTTGAATTATTTGAAGCGAATTCAGGAGATAAACCATGTATTAAATTTTAACGAGAATACTGTAGCGAAAGACTTTATGGTTTTTGTAAATACATACAAAAACGATGAAGGCTATAATGACGTTGAAGATAGCTATTCTGGTATACTTTCTGAAATTGATTTGCTCAAAATCATTCAGATAGAGTATAAAGATGAAAATGGCAAAATAAAAAAAAGGATAGAATATCAAATTGAAAACAATGACAGAGATAAATTACTAGCACAGGTTTTATTGTTTTCAATTTTAGATAACCCAAATTATGGGAACTCAATTAGTTTAAATTCGCTTGAGTACGACTACAACAGTCCTGGTTCAATCTTTGCATTGAATCGTTCGGGACTGATAAACAAAATTTCTGAAATCGTGGACAAAAACATTACGTTCACAGACCACGCAGGAATAAAAGAATTGCAATTCAAGAATAAACCGAACGCATTTTCAATTTTAGACAAATACTATGGCAAATAA